aAGTGACCAAAGAACGTGAGCTTGTGTGCGACTAATACGAGGAAGTCACCCGTGACCTTCGTGAatgaatagacctctccctgtttgtaaacaaatgacgtcatagtgttcgacagcgccaccaatagacgagttcctactttcggtcctacttttctttcagtaggagtcagcgaacaagtgcccattcgtggtaATTGGGCGTTTTCCGAGCTGTATGTCGCAGTGTTTATCAAGCGGCAGGCCAGAGCGTCGCGGTCTAATAGAGATGATATACTGACGTTGGGCTGACAGACACACAGTTTGGGATGCTCAACTAATAGAGGGAAAGCATGCTGTACATACAGTGCATAATGACTCGAATTATTGCTCATATTTAGTACATCAGTTCACAATATTCTTGAAACAGGCGCCAATTACTAGGGCTCGAGTATTCGTTCTGTGTTGGTGAAACGCATTCGCTGCACCAGACGGGAGATAGTGCGTCTCAGTGTCTGCCGGCTTGCCGATGGCATCGCGGCTGTCGGGTTCGTGAGGGGCTGCGCAGGTTGCGGGCAGGTGCAGCGGATCGACTCCCCCTGGTACTGATGTGTGTATGGTGACTGATAAGTAGATGTTGTTGCGTATCCAGCAGGCCCGTGATGGGTAAGGTTCAAGTACGGCAACGCAGACTGTTGGTTGTCTGTCATACCTGTCAGTGAGCAAGGAAGAAAGGAAGGACGATGTCTAAGGTGTTTAGGTTCGGAACTCGAAATATTTCTActtacccgaaagccacggtgtCATGCGAGTTGGAGCTGCTTGTGGATGTGGTTGTTGATATTGGAATGGGTAATAAGGGTGAAATGGGGGCGGAACTGGCGGGTACGCCACGATCGGTTGCCGAGGCAGCATGGGAGGTGGCGGCGGTGGTGACGGAGATGTCACGTGAATCTTTCGAGGCGGCGATGGTGGGTCAGACTTCTCTTTCCTGGCAGCCAGAATGATAGTAGAACGCGACGAAGACGAACTGCTTTCGACGAAAACGGGAACTGGCAGTGGAATCGGTATGTGGATTGTACTCCTTCTAGAGATCAAGGTCTCCCGAGACGTCGTAGTTTTGGGCGCGGGGGCTGGTGTCGGCGGTGTCGGCGGCGGAGATGGTTTCTCCTTGGAAGGTGGTGAGGCGAGCGGTTCAGGAGGAGGTGAGTGTTTGGATGGTGACCGTTTGCGTCTCCGTTTCTTGCGACGTCTCTttcgcctttctttcttttttcgcctTCGCTTCTTCGGGGTGACCATGAACTTGGCAGCCATTATGAAGCATAGAATGGCTGCTATGAAGGCTATGACGACAGCAAAGAGGTGGGAGGCCCAGTAGCCCAAGAGATCATCGACGAACATGGGGCAAAGGGCAGTCATTCCGGCAGTGATGATGTTTTGCACTACAGAGCAATCCCCAATGGTGGTTCCGCTGGCGTTGCTGCTTGTTGCCTTCTGATATTCTGCTCTGGCTGCGGCTTGAGTGGGGTCAGAGGCAAAAGTGTTAGTCGACCTCTCAACATGTTTCACCAGAGTAAAGGGGAGTTGGACTTTGCCAGTGGTTTCGGTTAATTTCACCGAAGGAACGGATGGTCTGTGTAGCCACCACTGGCGGGTTCCGATACATCGCTACTTTTCGTTTTATTTCGTTTCAATTTCACCTCTCATTAATTCTGATCCACATTCCGAAAGACGGAACACGATCATGACTACTGGTTAAGCGTTTACGTGTTTCCGAATGTCCTTAGCAGATACGATGGTGTCCCGGCAGCTCATGGGCGGATACTTTCAGTTACGATGGTATAAGAACTTGCGACTTCAGTCGGTTCTTTGCGTTTGGCAACCTCTCATTCGAAAACCTCATTTACAGAATGTGTAAACGCAGACATGTATCGTTCCCTAGAAGTAGCTacaggtacagtgctggacgaaagttcacggaacactcTCCGGCGCGTTCCTTTGTTGCGAGTCGATAGAGTCGCTCGAAGTGGACGGCTCGTGCTGGGTGGGTTCTCGAGTACCATTGAAATCGTATATGCAGAAGCAAAGATGATCAAGTCCAAGCACACTACTTTATTCCAACATGTCTGTCCAACTACTATAAGCATATCATTCTCGAAGGGCACTCAAACATATGCGTCAGTTCATTATACAAAGCGCCATCGTCGTTTTTCGTTCACTTCTATTTCTCGCGGTTACTTCAAAAACTACAACAAGAATATTTCCGCAACACcctcctcagagtgacacgatAGTAAGTAGCGAATGGTGCCGTATGGACTTGCAAACAGGCGACTGGGTCACCTAGGCACATATGTCTCTACGTCcgcggtcccattcgctgctagccaCTGTGAGGAAAGAATGTGCCGGGAGcgagcgtgttccgtaagccTTTGTCCAACACTGTACGAAGTCTACCACTAGTGTACTGCTTAGCCTCAGACAACGGTTGCTATAGGCTTTTCATTGCACAAAATATGACTCCTAACGTTACCGGGATGAAACGCGTGCATAAATCGCAGTGACTATTACTATGCAGTTACTCACCATAGTGCCAGTCCgactttttcttcttcgctGGAACTAAATCCACCACGGACTTCCCCGGTTTTTCACATTGCTGCAGTACAACGCTGGGAACCAAGCGACCGTACGGTGCTTCCCTGGACGCCGTCGGCCACAGCTTTTCAATACCGTCGTCAAGCAACGCGTACGTCCCAGCTTCGTACGGACCACAGACGCAGCCCTGCCCTAGGACACAGGACGGAAAGAGATGGATGAGGAAGGGAAACGCCAGAAGATTGTAGACCAGCAGTAGCACGCCCGCCACCAGAAAGGCAGGTCCCAACATGGTCCGTCTGCCAGCTTTCACGCTGCCGATGTTGTACAACCCAGCAAAGCAGACGATAACCGCTACCGTGACGACGATGGCGAGGATAGCGGATGGAATTAGTAGCGAAGATTCAATCGTGGATTTGACCGTCTCGTAGACGTCGAAGCGCTCGTCGAACACGCTGAGATTTCCCCGCACGAGGTTGATGGCGCTCTCTGTCCTTCCCATCTCGTCGAGAACCCTCTTCTCGATGTCTTTT
This genomic stretch from Ornithodoros turicata isolate Travis chromosome 9, ASM3712646v1, whole genome shotgun sequence harbors:
- the LOC135367918 gene encoding uncharacterized protein LOC135367918; protein product: MSSTPAVPSRSAITRLTFDVSPGGYSPFLSNTGKSIVEKVTLLPENARILEVLATDPSLATLEVALEDEGNAKVSHMTQTLWVAEAFSLIVLILGTVIVCCVQRKLSNWMGLFLGLATFLFICLSGLLMLLISMFGTRSNMVRTLEAELPQTYSWIFETLLAYVVRTSRELIHEETAHNQASAKDIEKRVLDEMGRTESAINLVRGNLSVFDERFDVYETVKSTIESSLLIPSAILAIVVTVAVIVCFAGLYNIGSVKAGRRTMLGPAFLVAGVLLLVYNLLAFPFLIHLFPSCVLGQGCVCGPYEAGTYALLDDGIEKLWPTASREAPYGRLVPSVVLQQCEKPGKSVVDLVPAKKKKSDWHYAAARAEYQKATSSNASGTTIGDCSVVQNIITAGMTALCPMFVDDLLGYWASHLFAVVIAFIAAILCFIMAAKFMVTPKKRRRKKKERRKRRRKKRRRKRSPSKHSPPPEPLASPPSKEKPSPPPTPPTPAPAPKTTTSRETLISRRSTIHIPIPLPVPVFVESSSSSSRSTIILAARKEKSDPPSPPRKIHVTSPSPPPPPPMLPRQPIVAYPPVPPPFHPYYPFQYQQPHPQAAPTRMTPWLSGMTDNQQSALPYLNLTHHGPAGYATTSTYQSPYTHQYQGESIRCTCPQPAQPLTNPTAAMPSASRQTLRRTISRLVQRMRFTNTERILEP